In Leishmania braziliensis MHOM/BR/75/M2904 contig, possible fusion of chromosomes 20 and 34, the following proteins share a genomic window:
- a CDS encoding putative zeta tubulin, whose translation MAVVVVLIGQCGNQLGDELFTQLALCTSSGASSTAVKTSRSVANTSPFFAQDGKARCILVDTEPKVVLGVQQRHPDFIRAENVVYGQSGRGNNWGLGYYGVKTEQSRRAERNAAVQRAFQNIGRDQREEDDNVLGKALQAIYRETRRTSNAEDGSGDFEAILVLHSLVGGTGSGLASKLTTRLRLYFTEPPPGQHVDEVYESNMMRNDGFDGGVYGVQRRARHLVNITVAPQALGEVATQGLNATLTLQVLQRHADAVLLLRNDDAMAPGEPSGSSVCSAASLLTRCVTFKEANESLVALLLPVLGYGRHPGCITDLLMQCVPPTYLQTTGGNKILTLLAVPQRSYATMRQCVHRAMLFIVKGGRAFMPGYVPTVPIDDMLSRTALQLSGGGSGTVRCGSDGSRCPTRSASLPRLKKSTAQARPTYITDPVVPAYLSQKRTWIK comes from the coding sequence ATGGCTGTTGTCGTGGTGCTGATCGGGCAGTGCGGCAATCAGCTCGGTGACGAACTCTTCACGCAGCTGGCActgtgcacctcctccggCGCATCATCCACAGCAGTCAAAACGTCGAGGTCCGTCGCGAACACGTCGCCCTTCTTTGCGCAGGACGGCAAAGCGCGCTGCATCCTCGTCGACACAGAGCCGAAAGTCGTGCTtggggtgcagcagcggcaccccgACTTCATTCGTGCGGAGAACGTGGTTTATGGCCAGTCTGGCCGTGGAAACAACTGGGGTCTTGGCTACTACGGGGTGAAGACGGAGCAGAGCAGGCGCGCCGAGCGCAATGCAGCCGTGCAGCGGGCTTTCCAAAATATTGGACGGGATCAACGCGAAGAGGACGACAATGTGCTGGGAAAGGCGCTACAGGCAATTTACCGCGAGACGCGCCGCACGAGCAACGCCGAAGATGGAAGTGGCGACTTTGAGGCCATTCTTGTTCTTCACAGTCTCGTTGGTGGGACGGGGAGCGGGCTCGCATCGAAGCTAACAACGCGCCTGCGTCTCTACTTCACAGAGCCGCCGCCAGGTCAGCACGTGGACGAAGTCTACGAGTCTAACATGATGCGCAACGACGGCTTCGACGGCGGCGTGTATGGAGTGCAGCGGCGAGCGCGACACCTAGTGAACATCACTGTCGCCCCCCAGGCGCTCGGTGAAGTGGCGACGCAGGGGCTGAACGCCACGTTGAcactgcaggtgctgcagcgacacgcaGATGCGGTCCTGCTCCTGCGCAACGACGACGCGATGGCACCTGGAGAGCCGAGCGGAAGCAGTGTGTGCTCAGCCGCGTCACTGCTGACGCGGTGCGTCACCTTCAAGGAGGCGAATGAGAGCCTCGTAGCGCTGCTTCTACCGGTGCTGGGCTACGGCCGGCACCCTGGCTGTATCACAGATCTTCTGATGCAATGCGTCCCTCCCACGTACCTGCAAACGACAGGCGGTAACAAGATACTGACGCTCCTTGCTGTACCACAGCGCAGCTACGCCACCATGCGGCAGTGCGTCCATCGAGCGATGCTCTTCATTGTCAAGGGCGGCAGGGCCTTCATGCCCGGGTATGTGCCAACGGTCCCCATTGACGACATGCTGAGTCGAACGGCTCTCCAACTTtccggtggcggcagtggtacTGTTCGGTGTGGTAGCGATGGAAGCCGCTGCCCGACTCGATCTGCTTCATTGCCGAGGCTGAAGAAGAGTACCGCGCAAGCTCGGCCTACCTACATAACCGACCCGGTGGTGCCGGCTTACCTGAGTCAGAAACGCACGTGGATAAAGTGA
- a CDS encoding chaperone protein DNAJ-like protein, with the protein MPWHTLLCQRRCFQVIQRGHDLPQKSLYDKLGFAKDTEARVVRRSTTELRQALLRRVEELKDPVNDPADKKRVAELKDAYTRLQDDCFRTNYTSHYYASNDARLHVLCDGGQVAANFNPEHQHFTYVDHAIDRESTSSGVDFSLASGTAPGSASGARLSSRSEVPTAEALGDAFRNATGVGENASGATSSNATAYKAADAAGPLNGTDITHLLRITLEQSLAGCEVEIVIHKNVRCAKCRGSGRQQLRTPRKCPQCLGRGSVHMPSATYHIERRCLYCGGEGTVPAPPCRTCDGRGIQPHQAVRLPVGVPAGTLSNSLFRLHHHGHDGVRGGHAGDVLVTVLVSEHRCFYRNPERSHELHAMLPLPLSVALLGGRVKVPTLNGFGMVHVPPCVRSGEVLPLDAYGVPDATSRASVAAAAPHAILYHVLVIIPKGDALSGQQKAALQRYEAHHNHPSMTGTEAEVLEPPHTFGGEVPQQQTPASSGSTVSRAQLMESCAALKSSYKHWFSAG; encoded by the coding sequence ATGCCTTGGCACACCCTACTCTGTCAACGCCGCTGCTTTCAAGTGATCCAGCGCGGCCACGACCTGCCACAGAAGTCGCTCTATGACAAGCTTGGCTTCGCCAAAGACACCGAGGCGCGTGttgtgcggcgcagcaccactgAGCTACGAcaggcactgctgcgacGCGTCGAAGAGCTAAAGGACCCAGTGAATGACCCAGCGGACAAGAAACGAGTGGCAGAGCTGAAGGACGCGTACACCCGCCTGCAGGACGACTGCTTCCGCACTAACTACACAAGTCACTACTACGCCTCCAACGACGCTCGACTACACGTCCTCTGCGACGGCGGTCAGGTGGCCGCCAACTTCAATCCAGAGCACCAACACTTCACTTATGTGGACCATGCCATTGACCGCGAGAGCACTAGCAGCGGTGTTGACTTCTCCTTGGCAAGCGGGACGGCTCCTGGATCAGCTTCGGGCGCTAGGCTGTCCAGCCGCAGCGAGGTACCGACGGCGGAGGCGCTAGGTGATGCCTTCCGAAACGCCACCGGCGTAGGCGAGAACGCCAGTGGCGCCACCTCGTCGAACGCCACCGCTTACAAGGCTGCGGACGCAGCAGGGCCGCTGAACGGCACCGACATCACCCACTTGCTCCGCATCACCCTCGAGCAGAGTCTAGCAGGCTGTGAAGTGGAGATAGTGATCCACAAAAATGTCCGCTGTGCTAAGTGTCGCGGCTCGGGTCGGCAACAGCTGCGGACACCGCGGAAGTGCCCGCAGTGTCTGGGCCGTGGCTCTGTGCACATGCCAAGCGCCACCTATCACATTGAACGCCGGTGCCTCTACTGCGGTGGCGAGGGGACCGTACCGGCCCCGCCGTGCCGCACATGCGATGGCCGCGGCATTCAGCCCCACCAGGCGGTGCGGTTGCCGGTGGGCGTGCCTGCTGGTACCTTGTCCAATTCCCTCTTTCGccttcaccaccacggcCATGACGGGGTGCGTGGCGGCCATGCTGGTGACGTGCTGGTCACTGTGCTAGTGAGCGAGCACCGCTGTTTCTACCGCAACCCTGAGAGGAGCCACGAGCTGCATGCgatgctgccactgccgctctcAGTAGCATTACTCGGCGGCCGTGTCAAAGTACCGACGCTGAATGGATTCGGCATGGTGCACGTGCCGCCGTGCGTGCGAAGCGGTGAGGTTCTCCCGCTGGATGCGTATGGGGTACCGGATGCCACAAGTCGAGCCTCTgttgcggcagcagccccacATGCGATCCTCTACCACGTCCTGGTGATAATTCCAAAGGGGGATGCGCTGTCAGGACAGCAAAAAGCGGCACTACAGCGGTACGAGGCGCACCACAACCATCCGTCCATGACAGGgacagaggcagaggtctTGGAGCCGCCTCACACCTTTGGTGGCGAAGTCCCGCAACAACAGACACCAGCGTCATCTGGCAGCACCGTCTCCCGCGCGCAGCTGATGGAAAGCTGCGCTGCCCTCAAATCTTCGTACAAGCACTGGTTTAGTGCAGGCTAA
- a CDS encoding glycerol-3-phosphate dehydrogenase-like protein, which translates to MSRRSRRLHVRLLRAAAVAAAGTFVYRRWHLRSSSALPASTYRSASGPGDVSNSPARRSSRWAALQRSTAADPFDLLVIGGGLTGLYTAVDAAQRGLRVALVDAADFGGGSTTSCMPSVSPGALPYVQRAIRQRNWDWLRMAATVIEEETTWCNVAPRCVSAPDTLLRRWQSWRWGGTVGGSNCEIATRAGATNDNTASSVHVTELPARTSSLLSVDSTRTITTLLPALHTLEMVEYVCAAMVSTVMSIFCGPFRPNIVLPRFAVEARLPALAQSLAPSSSSVQLRGGVISNDFALHNNTVAVSLARTAEELGVTVLSYVPVFSIQEASAPTNTEMCSSSSSTRASSCAAVMRVSVQDALAAKAATASSPVSPEPARFPFLRRRRGQSNASSHPSTADLDASTRSVALNPDAETTADVYARSVVNCTGCWVDTVKAIYDKNACDTVPAAFAGYQAYSYLIAPANAVHAVPPPPTPPTDGHEVRQETVASFSPLSETMQTAALLFSSPRLSFASVMVLPWWDQCVMLGPSISFLPQLPATAVANTNAALRPVDGYAAQRQRTLSMLSSAGVSVDASRLLSCVSQIVPHMKGPKEVPWVGALLHRSYALHFSSVPLHRVGDEGGVEQAVSFAGHSAGVTGGVAGVARRDVPLLHVYGGAPVLARRIAEEVVDALVYHEPPLFSQKTLKKIHRCRTRHLQLVTPTSLCTATNCGLMDAQARLVALVKDTYAERLVDVLARRTHVAYTSPIEALQAIPTLANIMGDLLQWDEARRLSEIEEARHLVHSVTVAV; encoded by the coding sequence ATGAGCCGGCGAAGTCGTCGGCTGcacgtgcgcctgctgcgagctgcagccgtcgccgctgccgggaCATTTGTGTATCGGCGGTGGCATCTTCGCTCCTCAAGTGCACTGCCGGCATCGACCTACCGGTCAGCCAGTGGACCCGGCGATGTCAGCAACAGTCCCGCACGCCGCTCTTCGCgctgggcggcgctgcagcggagtACGGCGGCGGATCCATTTGACCTCCTTGTTATCGGTGGAGGCCTTACAGGCCTCTACACTGCCGTCGACGCGGCACAGCGCGGGCTACGAGTGGCTTTGGTCGACGCGGCAGACTTCGGCGGAGGCAGCACAACCTCGTGCATGCCTTCTGTCTCTCCAGGTGCGCTGCCTTACGTGCAGCGAGCCATTCGACAGCGCAACTGGGACTGGCTGCGGATGGCGGCAACAGTgatcgaggaggagacaaCGTGGTGCAACGTCGCGCCGCGGTGCGTGTCAGCCCCTGACACTCTGCTGCGACGCTGGCAGAGCTGGCGATGGGGAGGCACCGTGGGCGGAAGCAACTGCGAAATAGCGACCAGAGCAGGGGCCACCAATGATAACACCGCTTCCTCGGTACACGTGACCGAACTTCCAGCGAGAACTTCATCGTTATTGTCTGTTGATTCGACGCGTACCATAACGACACTGCTGCCAGCCTTGCACACCTTGGAGATGGTTGAGTACGTCTGCGCAGCGATGGTGAGTACGGTGATGAGCATCTTTTGCGGTCCGTTTCGTCCAAACATCGTGCTGCCTCGGTTCGCCGTCGAAGCACGTCTACCGGCCCTCGCACAGAGCTTGGCGCCGTCTTCCTCATCCGTGCAACTTCGAGGCGGCGTCATATCCAACGACTTTGCGCTGCACAACAATACAGTCGCCGTGTCGCTCGCACGCACCGCAGAGGAGCTTGGCGTGACTGTCTTATCCTACGTCCCTGTGTTCTCCATCCAGGAGGCCTCTGCGCCGACCAACACGGAGATGTGCTCATCGTCTAGCTCGACCCGCGCCTCTTCGTGCGCGGCCGTCATGCGGGTCTCTGTTCAAGACGCGCTGGCTGCGAAGGCAGCCACGGCGAGTTCGCCAGTGTCGCCTGAGCCGGCACGGTTTCCCTTcttgcggcggcggcggggacAGAGCAACGCCTCGTCACACCCATCCACTGCCGATTTGGATGCATCGACAAGAAGTGTAGCGTTGAATCCGGATGCGGAGACCACGGCAGACGTCTATGCACGCAGCGTTGTCAACTGCACAGGCTGCTGGGTGGATACCGTCAAGGCCATATACGATAAAAATGCCTGTGACACAGTTCCGGCTGCATTTGCCGGCTACCAGGCGTACTCCTACCTGATAGCTCCTGCCAACGCCGTGCATGCTGTGCCACCCCCACCAACGCCACCCACAGATGGACACGAGGTAAGACAGGAAACAGTGGCCTCATTTTCGCCGCTTTCGGAGACAATGCAGACCGCGGCGCTACTCTTTAGCTCTCCGAGATTGAGCTTTGCCTCAGTGATGGTGCTACCTTGGTGGGACCAGTGCGTGATGCTGGGGCCGAGCATATCTTTTCTCCCACAATTGCCGGCGACTGCGGTGGCGAACACCaacgccgcgctgcgcccTGTGGACGGGTATGCCGCCCAGCGACAGCGTACGCTCTCGATGCTGAGTAGCGCCGGCGTGTCTGTGGATGCATCACGCCTACTCTCGTGCGTGTCGCAAATTGTCCCGCATATGAAGGGACCCAAAGAAGTGCCGTGGGTTGGGGCACTTTTGCATCGAAGCTACGCCTTGCACTTCTCTTCAGTGCCACTGCACCGGGTAGGCGACGAGGGTGGCGTTGAGCAAGCTGTGTCCTTTGCTGGACATTCTGCAGGCGTCACTGGTGGCGTTGCTGGTGTTGCTCGCCGAGACGTCccgctcctccacgtgtACGGCGGTGCCCCAGTGTTGGCACGCCGGATTGCTGAGGAGGTGGTCGACGCCCTTGTGTACCACGAGCCGCCGCTGTTCTCACAGAAGACGCTCAAGAAGATCCACCGGTGCCGCACGCGTCATCTTCAACTGGTCACACCGACTTCCCTCTGCACCGCTACGAATTGCGGGCTGATGGACGCACAGGCGCGTCTGGTGGCCCTTGTGAAGGACACATACGCCGAGCGCTTAGTGGACGTTTTAGCCCGCCGCACCCATGTCGCGTACACGAGCCCCATCGAAGCCCTGCAGGCCATACCGACGCTGGCGAACATCATGGGTGATCTGCTGCAGTGGGATGAAGCCAGGCGATTATCAGAGATCGAAGAGGCGCGGCATCTTGTGCACAGCGTGACAGTGGCTGTGTGA
- a CDS encoding putative cytidine triphosphate synthase produces the protein MAERKTASGSAYYLPSPMLLSQNQSEERAKFVVVSGGVCSSLGKGITTSAIGALLRAAGYRVCSIKIDPYINIDAGLMSPYEHGEVYVLEDGGEADLDLGNYERWMSVHLTRDHNITTGKVYQKLLTKERAGGFLGKTVQLVPHFTNEVVNHIFKICQTPMSGSNKRPEICMIELGGTVGDMESQPFVEALRRLRYSILPEDFCLLHTTYLPVFGGTQKTKPTQHSCRALLSLGLHPDFLVCRSEQPLAADVKEKLSNQCGVQSKDIIGAPNVSCLYEIPIEFVDQGLIDRLSHKLRLRPSVPPMDVPTYQTFKKFAKILQNPSNQKVRIAFVGKYVTGGSDAYFSVLQCFEHCQLILGINVEVFYLESEELEGENAEEAKAMLLKCDGIFVPGGFGVRGIDGKVNAVRLAREHNIPYFGVCLGMQVALIEFARNKLGWQDANSEEFDASSTHQMVRIMDADRERMGANMHLGAREVHIVESNSHMSAIYSGAKVVLERHRHRYEVNAKYLDDLRREGLVISAVSDPDAGASLRVEAIENPSLKFFFAVQFHPEFVSTPLDPSPPYLAFFAAAAGKEVNWPAECTGRRLPVSDQSSQVSS, from the coding sequence ATGGCGGAGCGCAAGACCGCGTCAGGTAGTGCGTACTACCTCCCCTCACCGATGCTTCTGTCGCAGAACCAGAGTGAGGAACGGGCAAAGTTTGTCGTGGTGAGCGGTGGGGTGTGCAGCTCCCTCGGTAAGGGTATCACGACTAGCGCCATCGGTGCCTtgctgcgcgctgctggcTACCGCGTGTGCAGCATCAAGATCGACCCTTATATCAACATTGACGCAGGACTCATGAGCCCGTACGAACATGGTGAGGTCTACGTGCTCGaagacggcggcgaggcggacCTCGACCTCGGCAATTACGAGCGTTGGATGTCGGTCCATCTGACACGCGACCACAATATAACAACCGGTAAGGTATACCAGAAGCTGTTGACGAAGGAACGCGCTGGAGGCTTTTTGGGCAAGACGGTGCAACTCGTCCCGCACTTCACGAACGAGGTTGTGAACCACATCTTTAAGATCTGCCAGACACCCATGAGTGGGTCGAACAAGCGGCCAGAGATTTGCATGATTGAGCTCGGAGGCACGGTGGGCGACATGGAATCGCAACCCTTTGTCGAggcactgcgccgcctgcgctaTTCAATTCTGCCAGAGGACTTCTGTCTCCTGCACACGACGTACCTGCCGGTGTTTGgcggaacgcagaagacGAAACCGACGCAGCACAGCTGTCGCGCACTGCTCTCCCTGGGGCTGCATCCCGACTTCCTTGTCTGCCGCAGCGAGCAGCCGCTGGCTGCGGATGTGAAGGAGAAGCTATCGAACCAGTGCGGTGTGCAGAGCAAGGATATCATCGGCGCCCCCAACGTTAGTTGTCTCTACGAGATTCCCATCGAGTTCGTTGACCAGGGCCTGATCGATCGTCTCTCGCACAAACTTCGTCTTCGGCCGAGCGTGCCGCCGATGGATGTGCCGACCTATCAGACCTTCAAGAAGTTTGCGAAAATTCTTCAGAACCCAAGTAACCAGAAGGTACGCATCGCTTTTGTTGGCAAGTACGTGACAGGTGGGTCGGACGCGTACTTCTCTGTGCTTCAGTGCTTCGAACACTGCCAGCTTATCCTCGGTATCAATGTCGAGGTCTTCTACCTGGAGAGCGAGGAGCTGGAAGGCGAGAACGCCGAGGAGGCAAAGGCGATGCTGCTCAAGTGCGACGGCATCTTCGTGCCTGGCGGCTTCGGTGTTCGTGGCATCGACGGTAAGGTGAATGCGGTGCGGCTGGCCCGCGAGCACAATATTCCGTACTTCGGCGTCTGCCTCGGCATGCAGGTAGCCCTCATCGAGTTCGCTCGCAACAAGCTTGGCTGGCAAGACGCGAACAGCGAAGAGTTCGACGCTTCCAGCACGCACCAGATGGTTCGCATCATGGACGCAGATCGAGAGCGCATGGGTGCCAACATGCACCTTGGAGCGCGTGAAGTGCACATTGTGGAGTCGAACTCGCACATGAGCGCCATCTACTCTGGTGCCAAGGTTGTACtggagcgccaccgccaccgctatGAGGTGAACGCCAAGTACCTTGACGACCTACGCAGAGAAGGCCTCGTCATCTCCGCCGTCTCAGACCCCGACGCTGGCGCGAGTCTGCGCGTCGAAGCCATCGAAAATCCGTCGCTCAAGTTTTTCTTTGCCGTGCAGTTCCACCCGGAGTTTGTCTCCACCCCGCTCGACCCTTCTCCACCCTACCTTGCCTTCTTCGCGGCGGCCGCTGGCAAGGAAGTCAATTGGCCCGCCGAGTGCACCGGGCGCCGCCTGCCCGTCTCTGATCAATCAAGCCAAGTGAGCAGTTAA